The window AGTAACTGAGAAAACAAGGAGGGTGGAGGGGAAAAGGGAAGCCGCTCTTGGGCCCAGTCAGAGGGCTTGGCTGCTCCTCAGGTCAGGGAAACCGGCCAGGGGGCTGAGCCAGTCCCTGGAGGCCTGGGTCAAGTTGGCTTCCCTCTGTTCTGGGCCGGCATGTAAGCAGATCTGCTGGCTCTGTTCCTTTCCCTGAACAGGTAGGTTTTCAGAAGATCCTAACACTGACATATGTGGACAAGTTGATAGACGACGTTCACCGGCTGTTTCGAGACAAGTACCGCACTGAGATCCAACAGCAGAGTGCCTTAAGTCTATTGAATGGCACTTTTGATTTCCAGAATGACTTTCTGCGGCTCCTTCGGTAAGAGGCCTCCCCTCTGCAAAGTCAATTTCTGAGACTTGATGAATTCCCTTCCTTCCCAAGAGGGCATGGTATGCTGTGGGTTGAAAGGGGCTCCTGAGTTGGCTTCCCAGTTCTGATTGCCTGCTTGGTGTGAGGGCCCTTCCCCTGGATTTAGACTGTCAACCTtttctctttgggcttccctggtggctcagatggtaaagaatacctgcaatgtgggaaacccaggtttgatccctggcttgggaagatcccctggagaaggaagtgtcaacccactctagaattcttgactggaaaatccaatcctggcccaccaggctcctctgtccatagaatcgcagagtcagacacgactaaagcgacttagtatgAACTTTTCTCTTTAGTGAAGCAGAGGAGAGCAGTAAGATCCGTGCTCCCACTACCATGAAGAAATTTGAAGATTCTGAGAAGGCGAAGAAACCTGTGAGATCCATGATTGAGACACGGGGTGAAAAGCCTAAGGAAAAAGCCAAGAATAACAAAAAAAACAAGGGGGCCAAGAAGGAAGGTGAGTTTGAACTTGGACATCCAGGGGCATGAGAAGTTGTTAAGGTGGCACTGAAGtggttccctgtccttccctttgTTGTCGTTTGCCTCCCTGGCTCAGGTGCCCACCACCCTCATTATTGTCCCCAATCTCGGTGATCCCCCAGgtgtttcttcagttttctctgaATGATCTGGGAGGGTTTTCcccatttgtctattttgttggaatttggtctttttttttcagtgagtttTCTCCTTGACAGGTTCTGATGGCCCTCTGGCTACTAGCAAAGCAGCCCCCGCAGAAAAGTCAGGTCTCCCAGTAGGACCTGAGAACGGGGAGGAACTTTCCAAAGAGGAGCAGATCCGCAGGAAGCGGGAAGAGTTCATTCAGAAGCATGGGAGGGGTATGGAGAAGTCCGGGTGAGCAGCCCAGCTTTGCCCTCAGCTTTTGCTATCCAGACACGTTGGGGGTGAGGGAGTCCTTGTCTCTGAGGTGGATGCTGCCTGTCCTGCTGCTCCACCATAACCCTCTCTACTGTAACCCTTCACAGCAAGTCCAGTAAGTCAGATGCTCCCAAGGAGAAGGGCAAAAAGGCACCCCGGGTGTGGGCACTGGGAGGCTCTGCTAACAAGGAAGTTCTGGACTACAGCACTCCCACCACCAACGGAGCCCCCGAAGTGGCCCCACCCGAGGACATCAACTTGGTAAGAGGTAGCAGGGGCCAGAGTGAGGGTTAATGGTAATAAGAAGCAGGGGGAAGGAGAGATGAGGAAGGCAGTCCCCTTGATTTCTTGGAGCCAGAGGGTGGGTTACATTTGGAGCTTTTGGAGTCAAAGGGGCAGAGCAGTGTGGGACAGAgtcactccaggcttccctcccCGCCAGCTCATGGTTTCCTGatcccttcttcctctccccacaccctccaGATTCGAGGGACTGGGCCCGGGAGGCAGCTTCAGGATCTGGACTGCAGTAGCTCAGATGATGAAGGAGCTGCTCAGAACTCCACCAAACCTAGGTACGGGATTTGGTGGCGGGTGGCGGGTACAGCTCCGAAGGCACAGGACTTGCTGGCTGCCTGCTGGCTTTCTGTGCATCTGTGGTTTTCTGTGCCTGCAGTGCTACCAAGGGGACTCTGGGTGGCATGTTTGGGATGCTGAAGGGCCTTGTGGGTTCCAAGAGCTTGACTCGTGAAGACATGGAATCTGTGCTGGACAAGATGCGTGATCATCTCATTGGTGAGTCAGGACAGGGCAGACTCGTGTTTTTGGGGTAAGGATGGTGGGGTAGAAGGGCTGTACCATGGGGGTCGTTCACTCCTGCCGGGGCATTCACCCCACGCTTGTCCCCCTCCTTAGCTAAGAATGTGGCAGCAGACATTGCAGTCCAGCTCTGTGAATCTGTGGCCAACAAGTTGGAAGGGAAGGTGATGGGGACGTTCAGCAGTAAGTATCTCCCCAGACCCGGAAGTGCTTGGGTGGAGGTTATGAAGTCACCACCATTCTTATTAGGTGCGTGACTTTTGACAAACTGTAATCTCTAAATCTCTGTTGTTTCACTTAGACTTCAGGTGTTCATGACATCTAACTTTAGAGGATTTGAATCAATTACTTGTCAGGTGCTTAGGGCTGTCAGATATGGTGTGGATTCCTgggcaggatcctagttccctttAGCTCAGCAAGATGCCAGGTATTCGGAGCACCTGACTTGGGCTTCATGGGTATATCTCCCTGCTCCACCCCCAGCGGTGACTTCCACGGTCAAGCAAGCTCTGCAGGAGTCCTTGGTGCAGATTCTACAGCCGCAGCGCCGCGTAGACATGCTCCGGGACATCATGGATGCCCAGCGTCATCAGCGCCCGTATGTGGTCACTTTCTGTGGTGTGAACGGCGTGGGGAAGTCTACCAACCTTGCCAAGGTGGGTGCTATTCCCCAGCCtgagtctgacattgtttctgctgctttttccttctctgccgCTCTGGGGCTGGCTGACAGTTCTGCCTCTTTTACAGATCTCCTTCTGGCTGTTAGAGAACGGCTTCAGTGTCCTCATCGCTGCCTGCGACACGTTTCGTGCCGGGGCTGTGGAACAGCTGCGGACGCACACCCGGCGTCTGAGCACCCTGCACCCCCCAGAGAACCACGGCGGCCGCACCATGGTGCAGTTGTTTGAGAAGGGCTACGGCAAGGATGCTGCTGGCATTGCCATGGAGGCCATTGCCTTTGGTACAGTGCACAGCAAGCGGGCCCCTTTGCTCCAGGGGTTCTCTTGGAACTTGCAGAGGACCAGGGTTACCCTACCACCAACTTTCTGCTCAGTAGCAGCTCAGAATTAGTGATGTGCTATGCCATGCTCCGCCTTGGGGTAACACGTGTAGTTGCAGGCAAACCTTATATATTCGTTTTGTTACCTCAATATTTGGTCACCTTTGTCCTCctgctagggcttcccaggtgtggctcagtggtaaagaatctgcctgccgatgcaggagacaaaagagatgcaggttccagccctgggtcggaaagatccctgcaggaggaaatgcaacccactccagtattcttgcctgggaaattcatggacagaggagccgggcgggctacagtccacagagttgcaaagagtcaggcacactgagtgtacacacacacccacctgcTCTCCTTTCCCTAATTATGCTTAATGACAGAGTGTGGAAACTGTTTCTTACATCACCTTCTAACTTGATTCAGAAACTAAGGAAATAAACAGGCAGACTTCTAATAGGGCCAGTTTAGGACCTGTGGAGAGGAAGCTGGAAATGAGTGCAACAGTCCAGGAGTTTTGAGTTgaccacttttttctttctagcaCGTAACCAAGGCTTTGATGTGGTGCTGGTGGACACAGCTGGCCGCATGCAAGACAACGCTCCCCTGATGACTGCCCTGGCCAAGCTCATCACTGTCAACACACCCGACCTGGTGCTGTTTGTGGGGGAGGCCTTAGTAGGCAACGAGGCCGTGGACCAGCTGGTGAGGGCTCGGGCCTGGTTCTCTTTCCAACCTCAGCTCTGGCCAGTTAGGTATGTTATATTTATATCATGTTTCTCCTTTCAGGTCAAGTTCAACAGAGCCTTGGCTGACCATTCTATGGCCCAGACACCTCGGCTCATTGATGGCATTGTCCTTACCAAATTTGATACCATTGATGACAAGGTAAACATGGATGACATAGGGCAAAGTGGGACCAGGAGGGGGAATGGCCGTCCTTCACAGGGGAGCGGAGGCTCTAAGGGCACATGGGTTCCAGAGCCTCCCGTTGCTGAGGGAGTGAAGAGGCAGGGTCCAGAGATGACTGGGTATCCTGTTTCTGCTTCAGGTGGGAGCTGCGATTTCTATGACCTACATCACAAGCAAACCCATCGTCTTTGTGGGCACTGGCCAGACCTACTGTGACCTACGCAGTCTAAACGCCAAGGCTGTGGTGGCTGCCCTCATGAAGGCTTAATGTGGCTCTCGCCTGATACCAAATCACCGCTTCCCCCAAAGTCCCTATCCCTGTATCAAGAATGTGCTTTAGAGTATGTGAGCAGCTTGTCTTCAGTGTAGTTCAAAGGCAGAGTGAGGGGGGCTCCGGGGCCTGCAGCCCCTCGTAACCCCACTCTCTGTTCAGCCCAGCCTCCACCTGCAAGGGGGCCCTAATCATGTTACAGTCACTGCCCACTAcccttccctgccccacccccgtgCTCTTCCCCCTTCCTAATCCAGCATCCCTCACTCTGCCTACAGACTCGGTCTCATTACAGCTTTGACCAATGGTTAGTAGATCCAACACCAGAGCTCTGCTAGTTAGTGGGGTCACGGGGACATCCGAGCATCGTCCCCTGCTCCATTAGAGAAGAGGCTTGAGAGCCTGCTCTGGGTCTCGATGGCCCCTCTCCGTAGGATACACAGCATTCAGGTCCGCAGGGCCAGGATAACACCCCCACACTGTGGCAGTGTATGGCCTCTTCTTAATTGCTGCTAATTCAATGATCCCTTCCCCTTTTCCCCAAAGCCTCAGCGAGGCCACAGTGATGCGTTACACATGAGTGAGAGGGGTCCCCGCCTCCCACAGAAGTAAAAGGAGCCGCGCTGCAGTGTTGCATTGGGTTTCTCAGCCTCCAAGACCTCCTCCCACTTCCAGAATCCACACGTAACTGCATGTTCCCCTTCCCGGGAAAAAACCAACTGTCAGGAGGGGTACATGTTGCCCCCTCCCCCTTCTGCTCCCCAGCGGATCCTGGCTCCTCACCCTCCTCTACAGTGCCTGGTAGACAAGTGCCACGTTGAAGAATACAGACCTTGTTACGACTCGTCCTGTAGCTTGGCATTACAGATGTGCTATTAGTGCAATAAGGGGAAGCTGTCTGCCCAGagaaatacataatttatatgagaaaataaatttcataagTAAATTGCCTTTTAGGTCTTGGAGTCATTTTACAGAGGATTCAAAACTAAACTCCTACAGCACACTAACTAGAGTTTCTAGGGTACATGGCAGGAAGGGAAACGGGAACTGATAAATGTTGAGGAATCGGGTGAAAATCAGCGCTTGTCCCGAGAATGAGATCACCTTCCCCACAGGGTACAAgaatagaacttttaaaatttaaattcggCCTGTACCTTTGCAGGTCATGAGTTTTCTAAAGTGACTCAAAGTAGAGCTGGGGCCCTGGGAAGTAAATGAAGAAGCTTTTAATATTACAGCTCAATTATGTAAAATACTGTACACTGTAAAAGGTCTAGAAAACTAGAGCTTcaagtcatattttaaaaaagccatTAAGCTTAATTGAAAAACCAAGTATAGAGTACAAAACTGCCGCAAGAGCCACGGCGAACCCGTGGCGTCGAGAGCCCAAGTCCTCTGTGCAGCCACGGTCGGTGGAAATGTCCTGTTGACCTGCTGTGTGGActcagcctggggtggggtgggggctccaTTTGGGCCCCTTGTCACTTGGGTATTGAACTGGAACAGGCTGCAGAGGAACGAGCCGGCATGAAGGATTAAGTTGGACATCTCTGCTAACCCCCAGCTTTCAGCCTCTGGGTATTGGTACTTCCTAGGAGCTGCTTCGGGTTCTTGTAAGTTCGCTTGTTAAAACACTCCACGGTAGGCCCTGACAGCTTGATCTAATGGTGGCTGTTCCTCTAGCTCTCTCAGGTACTATGGtctgcagagagaaaaaagacgGTAAGTGAAGTTTCACATGTCAGGTTTATCCATCTAAAGCTGCAGAaactgaaaggaaagtgaaatcgctcagtcgtgtccaactctgcgaccccatggactgtagcctaccgggctcctccgtccataggattttccaggcaaaggtgctggagtgggttgccatttccttctccagaaactgAAGTCAAGCTTAATCCTAGAGAGGACAAGACACCAAATACTAGGAAACCTGTGAATGGACTTGGTAGGAAAATCTAGACTCTACAAGTGGGAGAGCTAAGTCATTCTCCAAGGTCTTAACTGAGTGCTGGGAAAACATTTTCTGCTGACAAATGGTTGAACAGGAAACAGTATACCTCTTATTTCACTGTGTGCTGTAGACGAGCCATTCAGCTGGCCTTCTCTCACGATCCCTGCTAAACAGAACACACATCAGTATCAGATAATATGACCGAACAGCTAACACTTAGCAAAGCAGCCAACTAAAGGGAGGTGAAAGCACATGGTCTAAGGATGAAATTATTACTAAtgcacagttgctgctgctgctgcgctaagtcgcttcagtcatgtccaactctgtgcgaccccaaagacggcagcccaccaggctcccccgtccctgggattctccaggcaagaacactggagtgggttgccatttccttctccaatgcatgaaactgaaaagtgaaagtgaagtcgctcagtcgtgtccgactcttagcgaccccatggactgcagcctaccaggctcctccgtccatgggattttccaggcaagggtactggagtggggtgccattgccttctccgaggcagGGGCATAAACCAGGTTAGTCTTCACACTGTTGTACTAGATGATACGGAAGCACTGAGGTCCCTGAGTGCGCTAACACTCCTTGTGAAAAAACAAGTGTGTCCCTAACTAGTCCAGAAGGCCAAGTTTAGGTAAATAAAACTACTCCAGCCGGGGACAGGAAGCAGCATGCAAGGGGGAAAATTCAGCCAAGCAGAAGAATGACTAGGAGCTGAGCTAACACCCCCAGAATGGGCTTAGAGCCTTGCTGTCTGATAAAGTGCCATTGGCCACATGTGCTGTTTAGTTCTAAATTAAAAACTGTGTTCCTCGGGGActcccctggaggtccagtggttaggactctgcacttccactgtcgggggtggggggtgggttcgatctctggctggcgaactgagattccacaagcggcatggggtggccaaaaaaaggaaaaagtctgCTCCTCAGTCACACTTAACTACACTTCAAAACTCAATGGCCACGTGTGGCTTGTGGTTACAATACTGGACAGAGATGATAGAATACTTCAGTCAGTGCAGAAAATTCTGTTGGACAGCACTGGAATAAATGCGTGGGAAGAAGTTTAAAACTGAATACACAGGAGAAAAGAATAGCAGACAGAAATATGGACAGCTGGAGTAAAAATAAGCAAGAGACAGCGCTCGAACACACAAATTGGGATTCCCCTCCTGGAAAACACTAGAGCAGTATTTATCAGCCACTAAAATGTTACCTTTGACCTGGTAATTATACTGAGAATACAGCCTATGGAAATTACTGGCAAAAGAAAAAACTCCAGGGATGAAGATATGTTCACTGCAACAGTGCTTACAGTAGGAAAAAAACTAGATACTGCCTAAAACAGGGAAATAATTAGGTAACTGTGACACAGTGGATTATAACACAGTCATACTGGCTATGAAGACTGCTGCCATGTGCGGAAATGTATGATATGTATGTATCACTGAATTTAAAAAGTACCAGGACTGTATATAGATTTTGTTTACAACCATGAGGAAATGCACAAGAAAAACTTAACTGAAATATACCAAAGTAACTGCTTTTGTGATAGTAGTGAATTATAAAAGAATTACCTTCTTTTCCCCATTACTTGattttcctgaaataaatgtatttgcaGCCTACAGAATCTTCCAACCTAAGTAATTTTCACTATGCAAAAGTTTGGACACAGCACAATGCCCGGTACAGAGCAAGAGCTCAGGGTTATAAAACAACAGCAGTCAAAGACCTCTGACCTCTCACTGGTGTTTACCTATAGACTCAAAACCTAACTGTGGATGGAAGGTAAATTTGACTTGAAGTGCTttaacctaaaactgctctgctAGATTTCAGATCACAAACTTCAGCTGACCATTCTAATTAAAGCCCCTGGCCACACGGAAAATCCTTGATGTTTAACAATTCACAATACCCTAATGAgtggtacggagaaggcaatggcaccccactccagtactcttgcctggaaaatcccatggacggaggagcctggtaggctgcagtccatggggtagtgaagagtcggacacgactgagtaacttcactttcacgcattggagaaggaaatggcaacccactccagtattcttgcctggagaatcccagggacggggaagcctgatgggctgccgtctatggggttgcacagagtcggacacgactgaagcaacttagtagtagcagcagcagcagcagcaatgagtggTAACTTCATGGGGAGTCGCTCTGCTAGGAAACCCATGCAGCTAAGGACAGTCTGTGCAGCTTCGCAATACTTCTGATGACTTTTGTCAACAAAAGACTTAGCGTAGGAAGAGCTGTCTGGCGGGATTCTGTTCTCTTCCACATTAGCATCTTCCCTGGCTAGAAGATCTCAAGAACACAGATCAAAAGCACAAAGTGTGTACTCCTTGCCCAGTGGAAAAGCCTACTAAGAGTCCCACCTATGGGCAAACAGTAGAAGAATCTGGAATATTGCAGGACAGCAGAAAACGTCACCAAGAAGATTAGCAAACTGCTTTCacaaaaaagataaattggaaaatttccttttttaagggTTTTGAAAAGTCTTCTGTAAAAAGGGTAGACTTAAGTTTTCAAAATGTTTAGTTATGGTGGTGTCTTTTACAAATCTTGTTCCATCAAAACAGAGCCATGGATAATCACAGTTTGTGGAATTTCTCATCACATGAGAATCCCATTGCATAGGACAAGTTCTCTCTATATTAAACTACCCATCCTTTAAGAGGCCCCTAAGATGCATTCAGATTGACCATGAAAATGCATATTAGCAAATAACTTTTCAAGAACATATTCTACATAACAGCAGCAAAGTTTCTTTGGAACTGTGTGCTGAGTCAGAATGGGCATACCTTGGGGCCTGGCTTTATTCAAAGTAAGGTCTTAAAAAGCATTCTCCAATTTAGCTATACCAAAAAGTTTTGCATTTGGTAGGCTGACTGGAAGCTTGCCTGGAGCCATTAGTAAATGGAAACTTTTAACTGCATTTGGCTTTCTAGTTAGAACTGACAGGTAAAATGTCAAGGGAATGGTACCCCAACTTGACTTTAATGCCACCACAACAGTTTCCATATAACatttttgaagcattttttttccctgtttataAAGACAAAGCATAATCataaaaaatagattttcatatttcataccataggaaaaaatattaaacacattAACTCCTACTGCCTAGAGACAGCCACAGTTAATTTTCTAAGCCTCATGCCAGGCGTGTCTCTATGTtgtgttgagtcgctcagtcctgtctgactctctgcgaccctgtggactgtagcccgccaggtgcctctgtccacgggatctctctggcaaggacactggagtgggtgccatttcctcctccaagggatcttcccgacccaagggtcgaaccagcatctcctgcattggcaggtggattctttatggcaCCAGAGAAGCCATGCACAccgaacaaaaatagaaaacatctaCAATCTTGTATGCCAGGGACTGGGATACAAAAATGCATTTTACaacctgcattttattttttccactcaGAATACTATATCTCTGACATTATTTTGGGCAGtaaaagcattttttattttatggcttcatatgtatttaatatttaatcaaTTAATAAATGGTGTATTTATAGAATCACCTATTTTCTGGAACATTTTagactgcttccaatttttgcCATTTACCCACAACCCTGACTACATCCCCACGCCTGTATCTTTGTGCAACTGTGTTGTATAATTGTGTGAGTGTccagtgatctcctttaggagaaatTTCTAAGATAGATTTTATCGaaagggatttctgggtcaaaggTTTTAAAATTCTGAACATATTCCAAATTTACCCTTCAGAAAAGTTGTTATAACTTTACCTTCCCACCAAAATtgcacaaatatatttttttcctcacagCCTTAGCCAAAAGGGAGTTACCATTCTTCCCTATTTTTCAAatctaaattctttcttttttaaaatttattatttttgggggggagaaatatcaataacctcagataagcagataacaccactcttatggcagaaagtgaagaggaactaaagagcctcttgatgaaagtgaaagaggacagtgaaaaagttggcttaaagctcaacaatcagaaaacgaagatcatggcatctggtcccatcacttcatgggaaatagatggggaaacagtagaaacagtggctgacttaatttttttgggctccaaaatcactgcagatggtgaatgcagccatgaaattaacagacgcttactccttggaaagaaagttatgaccaacctagacagcatatttaaaaagcagagacattactttggtcaacaaaggtacatctagtcaagcctatggtttttccagtggtcatatatggatgtgagagttggactataaaaaaagctgagcacagaagaattgatgcttctgaactgtggtgttggagaagactcttgagagtcccttagactgcaaggagatccaaccagtccattctgaaggagattggccctgggtgttcattggaaggactgatgttgaagctgaaactccaatactttggccacctgatgcgaagagctgactcatttgaaaagaccctgatgctgggaaagattgagggcaggaggagaagggcacgacagaggatgggatggctggatggcatgaccaactcaatggacatgggtttgggtaaactccgggagttggtgatggacagggaggcctggcgtgctgcagtccatggggccacaaagagtcggatatgactgaacgactgaactgaactgccctgggtctttgttgcagtgcacgggctccaGGCTTAGATGCCCCTCGGCATGGGGAATGTTAGTTCTCtaaccaggcatcgaacccacatctcctgcactggaaggtgcattcttaaccactggactaccagggaagtccctgaaatctaAATTTCAATTGCATTTCACCGATTAGTCTAACCTGAAAACTAACCATGATCTCCCTTCATAATCTGGTTAGGATTATATTCTGCATCTTGGTGGTGACCTGACCCACCACAAACACATAACAGGCTGAAGAACAGCTGCCCTCCGACCCCTCTTAGTCTCCAAACGCAACTTACCTGACCTTCCCCTCGTGGAGATCTCACATGT is drawn from Bubalus kerabau isolate K-KA32 ecotype Philippines breed swamp buffalo chromosome 5, PCC_UOA_SB_1v2, whole genome shotgun sequence and contains these coding sequences:
- the SRPRA gene encoding signal recognition particle receptor subunit alpha isoform X2, with product MLDFFTIFSKGGLVLWCFQGVSDSCTGPVNALIRSVLLQERGGNNSFTHEALTLKYKLDNQFELVFVVGFQKILTLTYVDKLIDDVHRLFRDKYRTEIQQQSALSLLNGTFDFQNDFLRLLREAEESSKIRAPTTMKKFEDSEKAKKPVRSMIETRGEKPKEKAKNNKKNKGAKKEGSDGPLATSKAAPAEKSGLPVGPENGEELSKEEQIRRKREEFIQKHGRGMEKSGKSSKSDAPKEKGKKAPRVWALGGSANKEVLDYSTPTTNGAPEVAPPEDINLIRGTGPGRQLQDLDCSSSDDEGAAQNSTKPSATKGTLGGMFGMLKGLVGSKSLTREDMESVLDKMRDHLIAKNVAADIAVQLCESVANKLEGKVMGTFSTVTSTVKQALQESLVQILQPQRRVDMLRDIMDAQRHQRPYVVTFCGVNGVGKSTNLAKISFWLLENGFSVLIAACDTFRAGAVEQLRTHTRRLSTLHPPENHGGRTMVQLFEKGYGKDAAGIAMEAIAFARNQGFDVVLVDTAGRMQDNAPLMTALAKLITVNTPDLVLFVGEALVGNEAVDQLVKFNRALADHSMAQTPRLIDGIVLTKFDTIDDKPQRGHSDALHMSERGPRLPQK
- the SRPRA gene encoding signal recognition particle receptor subunit alpha isoform X1, which codes for MLDFFTIFSKGGLVLWCFQGVSDSCTGPVNALIRSVLLQERGGNNSFTHEALTLKYKLDNQFELVFVVGFQKILTLTYVDKLIDDVHRLFRDKYRTEIQQQSALSLLNGTFDFQNDFLRLLREAEESSKIRAPTTMKKFEDSEKAKKPVRSMIETRGEKPKEKAKNNKKNKGAKKEGSDGPLATSKAAPAEKSGLPVGPENGEELSKEEQIRRKREEFIQKHGRGMEKSGKSSKSDAPKEKGKKAPRVWALGGSANKEVLDYSTPTTNGAPEVAPPEDINLIRGTGPGRQLQDLDCSSSDDEGAAQNSTKPSATKGTLGGMFGMLKGLVGSKSLTREDMESVLDKMRDHLIAKNVAADIAVQLCESVANKLEGKVMGTFSTVTSTVKQALQESLVQILQPQRRVDMLRDIMDAQRHQRPYVVTFCGVNGVGKSTNLAKISFWLLENGFSVLIAACDTFRAGAVEQLRTHTRRLSTLHPPENHGGRTMVQLFEKGYGKDAAGIAMEAIAFARNQGFDVVLVDTAGRMQDNAPLMTALAKLITVNTPDLVLFVGEALVGNEAVDQLVKFNRALADHSMAQTPRLIDGIVLTKFDTIDDKVGAAISMTYITSKPIVFVGTGQTYCDLRSLNAKAVVAALMKA